From Enterococcus wangshanyuanii, the proteins below share one genomic window:
- the licT gene encoding BglG family transcription antiterminator LicT: MEILKILNNNVVIVTNEEKEEVILMGNGLGFQMKAGAQVDDAKVEKVFKLENQVEPEQIEKIFSEIPEEIISISYEIVSYATRTLDKQLNEIAFIAIADHLHSAIQREKNNIQVKNFLLWDIKRFFPNELKIARKAIQIVNQKLSVHLPDDEAGFLALHITNAGIDNSHEDAVSLTQLIEEILTVIKYTLKINFVENDIYFQRFITHLKFFSERVLKNSPLEKEENQVENELFLLVTKQYPEAFEVTKKVADLLKTRRNYTISKDEQVYITIHLARIIEKTKD; encoded by the coding sequence TTGGAGATTTTAAAAATTTTAAATAACAATGTTGTCATTGTCACGAATGAAGAAAAAGAAGAAGTTATTTTAATGGGCAATGGACTAGGCTTTCAGATGAAAGCTGGCGCACAAGTGGATGACGCAAAAGTTGAAAAAGTGTTTAAATTAGAAAATCAAGTTGAACCAGAGCAGATCGAAAAAATATTTTCAGAGATTCCAGAAGAAATCATCAGTATCTCTTACGAAATTGTCTCCTACGCGACTCGGACCTTAGATAAGCAACTAAACGAAATTGCTTTTATCGCTATTGCTGATCATCTACATTCAGCGATCCAACGTGAAAAAAATAATATTCAGGTAAAAAATTTCTTGTTGTGGGACATTAAACGCTTTTTCCCTAATGAGCTAAAAATTGCCCGAAAAGCGATCCAGATCGTCAATCAGAAGTTATCGGTACATTTGCCAGACGATGAAGCCGGCTTTCTTGCATTACATATTACAAATGCGGGAATCGATAATAGTCACGAAGATGCTGTCAGTCTGACACAATTGATCGAAGAAATTTTAACTGTCATTAAATACACACTAAAAATCAATTTTGTCGAAAACGACATTTACTTCCAACGATTTATCACACATTTGAAATTTTTCTCTGAGCGGGTCTTGAAGAATAGTCCACTGGAAAAGGAAGAAAATCAGGTCGAAAACGAATTATTTTTATTAGTGACTAAGCAATATCCTGAAGCTTTTGAAGTAACAAAGAAAGTCGCAGACCTTCTTAAAACAAGACGCAATTATACCATTTCTAAAGATGAACAAGTCTATATTACGATTCACCTTGCACGAATCATTGAAAAGACCAAGGATTAA
- a CDS encoding winged helix-turn-helix transcriptional regulator codes for MKIREDYICPIEVVTDMLRGKWKTIILWRLRLGPTSLSQLHRDIENVSEKMLLQQLAELIECGFVAKTEFQGYPLKVTYSLSDELGMELLKALTILQEIGSTLTGNKGCER; via the coding sequence ATGAAAATACGTGAAGACTATATTTGTCCGATCGAAGTCGTTACAGATATGCTGCGAGGAAAATGGAAAACGATCATTCTCTGGCGTTTACGTTTAGGGCCGACAAGTTTGTCACAGCTGCATAGAGACATTGAAAATGTCAGTGAAAAAATGTTGCTGCAGCAATTAGCTGAATTGATTGAATGCGGCTTTGTTGCTAAAACTGAATTTCAAGGTTATCCGCTAAAAGTGACGTATAGCTTAAGTGATGAACTCGGTATGGAACTGTTGAAAGCTTTGACGATATTGCAGGAAATCGGATCAACGCTTACAGGAAATAAAGGCTGTGAAAGGTAA
- a CDS encoding YbhB/YbcL family Raf kinase inhibitor-like protein, which produces MKISSTGLKDGYFLDIFGGNSPSVEQGDMPTYSIPFKIEDAPEDTVSFAAILYDVDAFAVTNGFPWIHWTIANLTKKEVKENESIDAVDFVQGVNSWHSQFIGGKEKKLTSMYGGMTPPDQDHVYTLTVFALDALLDIENGFMLNEWHHKIKEHILASATLEGKYRKLD; this is translated from the coding sequence ATGAAGATCAGTAGTACAGGACTTAAAGATGGTTACTTTTTAGATATTTTTGGAGGAAATAGTCCAAGTGTGGAGCAGGGGGATATGCCAACTTACTCGATTCCCTTTAAAATTGAAGATGCACCGGAAGATACAGTTTCTTTTGCGGCGATTTTATACGATGTAGATGCTTTTGCTGTGACAAATGGTTTTCCTTGGATTCACTGGACGATCGCAAATCTGACAAAAAAGGAAGTCAAAGAAAACGAGAGTATTGACGCAGTAGATTTTGTCCAAGGCGTCAATAGTTGGCATAGTCAATTTATAGGTGGAAAAGAGAAAAAGCTGACATCAATGTATGGCGGAATGACTCCACCTGATCAAGATCATGTCTATACCTTGACTGTCTTTGCATTAGATGCTCTTTTAGATATCGAAAATGGCTTTATGCTGAATGAATGGCATCACAAAATCAAAGAGCATATTTTAGCAAGTGCCACACTTGAAGGAAAATATAGAAAACTTGACTAG
- a CDS encoding WXG100 family type VII secretion target has translation MAGDRIKLSPQELRTSATKYTDGSNQVNDILQKLQTEQDTIQGNWEGSGFDSFNDQFTALKPKVSEFAELLEQINKQLNEVAQIMEETDQNISSAIGRGL, from the coding sequence ATGGCGGGAGATCGTATTAAATTATCACCACAAGAACTACGTACATCTGCTACAAAATATACAGACGGTTCTAACCAAGTAAATGACATTTTACAAAAATTACAAACGGAGCAAGACACGATTCAAGGAAACTGGGAAGGGTCAGGATTTGATAGCTTTAATGATCAATTCACAGCCTTAAAACCAAAAGTGAGTGAGTTTGCGGAACTGTTAGAACAGATCAACAAGCAATTAAATGAAGTAGCCCAAATCATGGAAGAAACAGATCAAAACATTTCTTCTGCGATCGGTCGTGGACTATAA
- a CDS encoding DUF1846 domain-containing protein, translating into MKKLGFDPQKYIEEQSKYILERVDHYDKLYLEFGGKLIGDMHAKRVLPGFDADAKIKLLQKLREQAEILICVYAGDIERNKIRGDYGITYDMDILRQIDELKEYGLAVNSVVITRYSGQPSTKMFINKLERRDIKVYKHSAIEDYPSNLEKIVSEEGFGKNEYIPTTKPIVVVTAPGPGSGKLATCLNQLYHESRNGKTAGYSKFETFPVWNVPLKHPLNIAYEAATVDLKDVNMIDSFHFDKYQQVAVNYNRDIETFPVIKRIIEKITGEESIYQSPTDMGVNRVGFGIIDDEVVKEASKQEIIRRCFATECDFKKGLIDEETVNRIKLIMEEVELKKEDRKAVLPAREYSEQLREQTQSNDTPAVIAFELADGRIVTGRTSNLMDSCSSAILNSIKMLANISDEILLLSPVILETIQTMKRKDLHSKITALKANEILIALAISAVTNPTAQLAYDKLSELNGVQAHSTVMLSKTDEQTLRELGLDITSDAVYPSENLYYI; encoded by the coding sequence GTGAAAAAATTGGGGTTTGATCCACAAAAGTACATTGAAGAGCAATCAAAATATATCCTTGAAAGAGTCGATCATTATGACAAGCTTTACTTGGAATTTGGCGGTAAGCTGATTGGCGATATGCATGCCAAACGTGTATTACCAGGATTTGATGCAGATGCTAAAATCAAGCTGCTGCAAAAATTAAGAGAACAGGCGGAAATTTTGATTTGTGTTTATGCAGGTGATATCGAGCGAAATAAGATTCGTGGGGATTATGGGATCACATACGATATGGATATTTTACGCCAAATCGATGAGTTGAAAGAATATGGCTTAGCTGTCAATAGTGTTGTGATCACACGCTACAGTGGACAACCTTCCACAAAAATGTTTATCAACAAGCTGGAAAGAAGAGATATCAAGGTTTATAAACATTCAGCAATTGAAGATTATCCATCAAACCTTGAAAAAATCGTCAGTGAAGAAGGTTTCGGGAAAAATGAATACATTCCGACAACGAAACCAATCGTGGTCGTCACAGCCCCTGGACCAGGTAGTGGGAAATTGGCGACGTGTCTCAACCAACTGTATCACGAAAGCCGTAATGGCAAGACAGCTGGTTACTCAAAATTTGAAACCTTCCCAGTTTGGAATGTCCCTTTGAAACATCCGCTTAACATTGCTTATGAAGCAGCAACGGTCGATTTAAAAGATGTGAATATGATCGATTCCTTCCACTTTGATAAATACCAGCAAGTGGCAGTCAATTACAATCGTGATATCGAAACCTTCCCTGTGATCAAACGGATCATTGAAAAGATTACCGGTGAAGAGTCGATCTACCAATCACCAACAGATATGGGAGTCAACCGCGTCGGCTTTGGTATCATTGATGATGAGGTCGTGAAAGAAGCCTCGAAACAAGAAATCATTCGCCGCTGCTTTGCGACAGAATGTGATTTTAAAAAAGGCTTGATCGATGAAGAAACCGTCAATCGCATCAAATTGATCATGGAAGAAGTCGAGCTGAAAAAAGAAGACCGCAAGGCGGTACTTCCTGCTCGAGAGTACTCAGAACAATTAAGAGAACAAACCCAAAGCAACGATACACCAGCAGTCATTGCCTTCGAGTTGGCAGATGGCCGTATCGTCACCGGAAGAACAAGTAATCTAATGGATTCATGTTCCTCTGCTATTTTAAATTCCATTAAGATGTTAGCGAATATTTCAGATGAAATTTTACTATTATCTCCAGTTATTCTGGAAACGATCCAAACAATGAAACGCAAAGACCTACACAGCAAGATTACTGCTTTAAAAGCGAATGAAATCTTGATTGCGCTAGCAATCAGTGCAGTGACTAACCCAACAGCACAATTAGCTTATGATAAATTATCAGAGTTGAACGGCGTACAGGCTCATTCGACAGTAATGTTGAGTAAAACAGATGAGCAAACTCTGCGAGAGTTAGGTTTGGATATCACGAGTGATGCAGTGTATCCATCTGAGAATTTGTATTACATTTAG
- the nfsA gene encoding oxygen-insensitive NADPH nitroreductase, whose product MNDYIKKMTTHVSVRDFKDIPLSPETRKALLTAARSASSSHFVQAFSIIEITDKTLREELADITGSAPYVKNTGTFYVFVADLYRQSRLLIENNKKLDGLTNMESLIVSIVDTSIAAQNMALAAESMDLGICYIGGIRNDVRKVSELLKLPKYTFPLFGLTVGVPASKNKVKPRLLEKNQISENYYPHEQFADLKEYEKVSKEYYSSRESNKKQTSWSESNAAFFEEIRRPEIAAFLKEQGFQLN is encoded by the coding sequence ATGAATGACTACATAAAAAAAATGACGACACATGTTTCTGTCAGAGATTTCAAAGATATTCCATTGTCACCAGAAACAAGAAAAGCTTTATTAACTGCGGCGCGCAGTGCCTCTTCCTCTCATTTTGTCCAAGCATTTTCAATTATAGAAATTACCGATAAAACGCTAAGGGAAGAACTAGCTGACATTACTGGAAGTGCTCCGTATGTAAAAAATACAGGAACTTTTTATGTATTTGTCGCTGATTTATATAGACAATCAAGACTACTTATTGAAAATAATAAAAAATTAGACGGATTGACCAATATGGAGTCTTTGATTGTAAGCATTGTCGATACATCGATTGCAGCACAAAATATGGCTTTGGCTGCGGAGTCGATGGATTTAGGTATTTGTTACATCGGAGGAATTCGTAATGATGTACGAAAAGTATCCGAATTGTTGAAGTTGCCTAAGTATACTTTTCCATTGTTTGGACTAACAGTCGGCGTTCCTGCTAGTAAAAATAAAGTTAAACCAAGATTATTAGAAAAAAATCAAATTAGCGAAAATTACTATCCTCACGAACAATTCGCTGATTTAAAAGAATATGAAAAAGTATCGAAGGAATATTATAGTTCTAGAGAAAGTAATAAAAAACAAACCTCTTGGTCAGAAAGCAATGCTGCCTTTTTTGAAGAAATTAGACGACCAGAAATTGCGGCCTTTTTGAAAGAACAAGGTTTTCAACTAAACTGA
- a CDS encoding DUF3130 family protein yields MSDKISTDAATVNTLKSTFTSSLSSLSFKPKQASSMSFSESSAASGMKSSVSSLSSIVSTFKSNASKDIGNLEKIHQAIKQAEKNAVK; encoded by the coding sequence ATGTCAGATAAAATCAGTACAGATGCTGCTACGGTAAATACTCTAAAAAGTACATTTACAAGCAGTCTCTCATCCTTGTCATTCAAACCAAAACAAGCAAGTAGCATGAGCTTTTCTGAAAGTAGTGCCGCTAGCGGAATGAAAAGTAGTGTTTCTTCTCTAAGTTCTATCGTATCAACATTCAAAAGCAACGCGTCTAAAGACATTGGAAACTTAGAAAAAATCCATCAAGCCATCAAACAGGCTGAAAAAAATGCAGTAAAGTAG
- a CDS encoding EndoU domain-containing protein: MPKFRYTEWQNVASEVQTLRLTVLDQLNSFKEAQQAFQRAGKLSGTGWDSTKRYFDAYSEVSTTVGNALNTLDDAITSYLSAFTSEVGPAENDLDTAKMEGLKAELRRLQAENDVIMEALAKAFEDVPFVNQFFNKQSMLGTAKKIEILEKYSAFEAAHGSDFSDAQTVIASIAEGLAFLGSAGNFSGGKDGYKTIDFKNQKWYKALKDFNKAQPKDRIDVVIKELSNGVEYQIYRNGKLDVQRTKELHELFRVHNVELFKEYGPEIFKILTNIDDIEILLAKDSTTMQRSSSGVFLLLAVLPIDRVKDILKSAKLLRNGDYTLDAIKLTAKEWETLKEFEKSADVVKTVDRGKDVGKVSGVNDFKFGKNVKNHLKNVGNINTKKGIVGGHNLDEFNSALRSQGVSLDDLTISKKSHPSIAGIYEIEYRIPKKDITGGIAKPISYKNIDTPKTVYDPSVFSETEIYNLGVEAMQNGKIIGGRVEGTASNGLGFIGYLDEAGNVKNFFPILD, translated from the coding sequence ATGCCTAAATTTAGATATACGGAATGGCAAAATGTTGCCAGTGAAGTCCAAACGCTACGTTTAACAGTATTAGATCAACTAAATTCCTTTAAAGAGGCGCAACAAGCGTTTCAACGTGCAGGAAAATTATCTGGGACAGGATGGGATTCGACCAAACGTTATTTTGATGCCTACTCAGAAGTATCAACGACAGTGGGCAATGCCTTAAATACCCTTGACGATGCGATCACCTCTTATTTGAGCGCCTTTACCTCAGAAGTTGGACCAGCAGAAAATGATTTAGATACTGCAAAAATGGAAGGTCTAAAAGCTGAGTTACGTCGTTTACAAGCAGAAAATGATGTGATCATGGAAGCTTTGGCAAAAGCCTTTGAAGATGTACCATTTGTGAATCAATTTTTTAATAAACAAAGTATGCTAGGAACCGCAAAGAAAATTGAAATCCTCGAAAAATATAGCGCCTTTGAAGCAGCACATGGCAGTGATTTCTCAGACGCGCAAACAGTTATTGCCTCGATTGCCGAAGGATTAGCCTTCCTAGGCAGTGCCGGGAATTTTTCAGGTGGGAAAGATGGCTATAAAACCATTGATTTTAAAAATCAAAAATGGTATAAAGCACTAAAGGACTTTAACAAAGCCCAACCCAAAGACCGAATTGATGTGGTCATCAAAGAATTATCGAATGGCGTCGAATACCAGATTTATCGTAATGGTAAATTGGATGTTCAAAGAACAAAAGAGTTACATGAACTGTTTCGTGTGCATAATGTTGAATTGTTTAAAGAGTATGGACCAGAGATTTTTAAAATCCTTACCAATATTGATGATATTGAGATCCTGCTTGCGAAAGATTCAACGACGATGCAACGCTCATCTTCTGGTGTTTTCTTGTTGCTTGCAGTATTGCCGATCGATCGTGTGAAGGATATTTTGAAGTCAGCTAAGTTGCTTAGAAATGGTGATTATACGCTGGATGCGATCAAGTTGACTGCTAAAGAGTGGGAAACGTTGAAGGAGTTTGAGAAGTCGGCAGATGTTGTTAAGACTGTTGATAGAGGGAAAGATGTTGGGAAAGTTAGTGGAGTGAATGATTTTAAATTTGGTAAAAATGTAAAGAATCATTTAAAAAATGTGGGAAATATCAACACTAAAAAAGGTATTGTTGGTGGACATAATTTAGATGAGTTTAATAGTGCTTTAAGAAGTCAAGGGGTATCTTTAGACGATTTGACTATATCTAAAAAATCACATCCATCCATTGCGGGCATCTACGAAATTGAATATCGGATACCAAAAAAGGATATAACAGGCGGAATTGCAAAACCAATTTCTTACAAGAATATTGACACACCAAAAACAGTTTATGACCCATCTGTTTTTTCAGAAACAGAAATCTATAACTTGGGTGTAGAAGCGATGCAAAACGGAAAAATTATAGGTGGAAGAGTTGAAGGTACTGCTTCTAACGGACTGGGTTTCATTGGTTATTTAGATGAAGCAGGAAATGTAAAAAACTTTTTCCCAATTTTAGACTAA
- a CDS encoding helix-turn-helix domain-containing protein yields the protein MTYSEIIVFRLKKLCEQKGISINKLATLSGMTQSTLDNIMKGNTKNPKLKTLHKLAMGLDMTVSELLDFPEMNEMLFDDE from the coding sequence ATGACATATTCAGAAATTATTGTTTTTAGACTTAAAAAATTATGTGAACAAAAAGGAATTTCAATAAACAAGCTTGCAACGTTATCAGGGATGACTCAATCTACTCTAGATAACATTATGAAGGGGAATACTAAAAATCCCAAACTAAAAACGTTGCATAAATTAGCAATGGGATTAGATATGACGGTTTCTGAACTATTAGATTTTCCAGAGATGAATGAAATGCTTTTTGATGATGAGTGA
- a CDS encoding helix-turn-helix domain-containing protein, with product MMNIGANIQAYRKMKHMTQTDLAKRLHVSRQTISKWELDKSTPSIEYLVQLSQELKVTLDQLILNHTTIKNEVEEAKMKKALLLVQNYKPSGDNTWGNEAKDYGTRDFLANLAEKYAQYEWRASTFKELEAILSTVQIDFIIVTPAAERFLDRLRETYHGESRVLKSSEYAQITLNHLLKK from the coding sequence ATGATGAACATTGGTGCAAACATTCAAGCTTACCGCAAAATGAAACACATGACGCAAACTGATTTAGCAAAAAGATTACATGTATCAAGGCAAACTATTTCTAAATGGGAACTGGATAAAAGTACGCCAAGTATTGAATACCTCGTTCAACTTAGCCAAGAACTCAAAGTTACATTGGATCAATTGATTTTAAATCATACGACAATCAAAAATGAAGTGGAGGAAGCAAAGATGAAAAAAGCATTATTATTGGTTCAAAACTACAAACCATCTGGAGATAATACGTGGGGAAATGAAGCCAAGGATTACGGAACAAGAGATTTTCTTGCAAATTTAGCTGAGAAATACGCTCAATATGAGTGGCGTGCAAGTACATTTAAGGAACTAGAAGCAATTCTTTCAACCGTTCAAATCGACTTTATCATTGTAACGCCCGCAGCAGAAAGATTTTTAGATCGTTTAAGAGAAACCTATCATGGGGAAAGCCGCGTCCTCAAGTCAAGCGAGTATGCGCAAATTACACTGAATCATCTTTTGAAAAAGTAG
- a CDS encoding DUF1871 family protein: protein MKVSKSIKEIVWKIRKIMYDKVEKIINEWDPIDLFPMAPKDEYSQEIKQVVNVLKKKERLSAENLANTLKLIFVESFGDDMFFRDNELDIANKLLNLE from the coding sequence ATGAAGGTAAGTAAATCTATAAAGGAAATTGTTTGGAAAATACGTAAAATTATGTATGATAAAGTTGAAAAAATAATTAATGAATGGGATCCGATTGATTTATTTCCAATGGCTCCCAAGGATGAGTATAGCCAAGAAATAAAACAAGTTGTGAATGTTTTAAAGAAAAAGGAACGATTATCAGCAGAAAACTTAGCTAATACATTAAAGCTAATTTTTGTAGAATCGTTTGGTGATGACATGTTTTTCAGAGACAATGAACTTGACATCGCTAATAAGTTATTAAACTTAGAATAA
- a CDS encoding helix-turn-helix domain-containing protein — MTYSDVIRLRLNNLCTERNISINKLATLSGITQSTVDNIMKGKTKNPKLKTLHKLATGLDMTVSELLDFPEMNNTIFEDE, encoded by the coding sequence ATGACTTACTCTGATGTAATTAGATTACGGCTTAACAATTTATGTACTGAAAGAAATATATCCATCAATAAACTTGCAACGTTATCCGGTATAACGCAGTCTACTGTGGATAATATTATGAAAGGGAAGACTAAAAACCCTAAGTTAAAAACTTTACATAAGTTAGCAACAGGACTTGATATGACAGTTTCTGAATTGTTGGATTTTCCAGAGATGAATAATACTATATTTGAGGATGAATAA
- a CDS encoding RidA family protein has product MSNENTVLARNTENAPQNPLAAQTVAFSHYNNLSGQLPIEPKSGKLVAGGIRAQAEQCFKNIQSIVESIDHVMNDIVKLTIFVKHIRDVDAVDEVYTSFFKSYHPSRTIVAVDDLPLGALVQIEALVSNGEGTIPNAPQAGDLIKLTNETTNAPIDPLASQTVSFSHYNNLSAQLPIDPTTGRVVAGCVKKQTGQCLKNIKAILESIDVPFDDIVKINIYLKDLSKIEAVNKVYTTFFPDSAIARAVAYVPARTVIAVKDLPMGAEVQIEAVVSHGDGTPPQAIEDRHGLIVEANNTDQAPKCPFSTQTVAFSHYNHLSAQLPIDPQTNALVAGGIKEQTKQCLENIKAIIESVDHTLEDMVKVNIFVKDLEDMNAVNEVYKTFFPKGTPARKVIGVTELPTGALIQIDAIAGNAEGTPPIV; this is encoded by the coding sequence ATGAGTAATGAAAACACAGTACTAGCAAGAAATACGGAGAATGCTCCGCAAAATCCACTCGCAGCACAAACGGTCGCTTTTTCACATTACAACAATCTATCTGGGCAATTACCGATCGAGCCAAAATCAGGCAAGTTAGTTGCGGGCGGTATCCGTGCGCAAGCGGAGCAATGTTTTAAAAATATCCAGTCGATTGTTGAGAGTATCGATCACGTGATGAATGATATTGTTAAACTCACTATCTTTGTTAAACATATTCGAGATGTTGATGCCGTAGACGAAGTGTACACATCATTTTTCAAGAGTTACCATCCTTCTAGAACGATAGTTGCAGTAGACGATTTGCCGCTAGGTGCGTTGGTACAAATCGAAGCGCTCGTATCAAACGGTGAAGGGACGATCCCAAATGCTCCGCAAGCGGGTGATCTAATTAAGCTCACAAATGAGACGACCAATGCACCGATTGATCCGTTAGCAAGTCAAACAGTTTCCTTTTCTCATTATAATAATCTATCCGCTCAACTGCCGATCGATCCAACAACTGGAAGAGTCGTTGCTGGCTGTGTGAAAAAACAGACGGGTCAATGCCTGAAAAATATCAAAGCTATTTTAGAAAGTATCGATGTTCCATTTGATGATATTGTGAAAATCAACATCTATTTAAAAGATTTATCGAAGATCGAGGCAGTCAATAAAGTTTATACAACCTTTTTCCCAGATTCAGCAATTGCACGGGCAGTTGCCTACGTTCCAGCACGAACAGTGATTGCTGTGAAGGACTTACCGATGGGCGCTGAGGTTCAAATCGAAGCCGTCGTTTCACATGGCGATGGCACTCCACCACAAGCAATTGAGGACCGACATGGACTGATCGTAGAAGCGAATAATACTGACCAAGCACCAAAATGTCCATTTTCAACACAAACGGTCGCCTTTTCACATTACAATCATTTATCCGCACAATTACCGATCGATCCACAAACCAACGCTCTCGTTGCAGGTGGAATCAAAGAACAAACGAAACAATGCTTAGAAAATATCAAAGCGATCATCGAAAGTGTGGATCATACATTGGAGGACATGGTCAAAGTGAATATTTTTGTTAAAGATTTAGAAGATATGAATGCCGTAAATGAAGTGTATAAAACTTTCTTCCCAAAAGGTACTCCAGCAAGAAAAGTGATCGGTGTAACTGAGTTGCCAACAGGTGCGTTGATTCAGATCGATGCTATTGCTGGAAATGCGGAAGGAACACCACCGATCGTTTGA